The following DNA comes from Chitinophagales bacterium.
AATGATGAGTATGGCTCAAAATGCTTATTTAGATCAAAGTATAGAAGTGGCAACAAATGTGCAAAGTCAGTTTGAACAGCGAGTAAATAGATACAATAGAGGCGTGCGTCAAGCTGGATTTTATGTTTTGTACAAAACTACAATGCCGAGTATTTTAATAGAATTAGGGTTTTTATCTAACCCCGAGGAAGAGCAATTTTTAAGTTCGGTAACAGGGCAAGATTATATGGCATCGGCTATATATAGGGCTATAAAAGAGTATAAACAGCACGTAGATGCTATGTGGACAGAAAATCAGAAGTCTAAAAATGAGCAATTAGCAACTCAAAAAGCAGAAGCAGACAAGGAGGGTAGAATTTTTAAAATTCAGGTTTATGCTTCAAAAAATCCGGCATGCAAAACTTGTAAAGTGTATAAAGATTTTGACAATGTAGAGGTAGAAAAAGCCAGCAATGGAGTTTATCGCCATGTGGTAAATGAATATGACTCATACGAAAGTGCCGCTGCCGATTTATTAAGTGTTACAAAAAAAGGCTATAAAGGTGCTTATATAGTAGCCTATAAAGATGGCAAAAGAGTACAAGTTTTTGATGTTACAACAGGCAATTGACTTATTCTTAGGTTTTGTTTGTTTTATTCATATTTCCTTTAAAATATTTCCTTAACTTTGGCTTTCATAAATTTTAATAAGCGTGTCTAAAGAAATTAAAGTAGCCATATTTGTCATTGTAACCTTAGTAGTATTTATATTAGGAATGAACTTTTTGAAAGGGAAAGGATTTTTTGATAACAACACCCATTATTATGCTATATTTGACCAAATAGGAGGTCTTTATTCGTCTGACCCTGTGGTAGTTAATGGTTTTCAAGTAGGGAAAATAGGTGAGCTACATCTTATAGAAAAAGGTACAAACAAAGGGAAAATTTTAGCTGAATTAGTTATTAGAGATGATATAGAAGTGCCTAAAGGTTCAAAAGCTATTTTATTTAGTGCC
Coding sequences within:
- a CDS encoding N-acetylmuramoyl-L-alanine amidase; translated protein: MNYKGKNKIYNVNPLRILLIIILLFGLNLNAQQVKKVIIDAGHGGKDPGAIGATGKKEKDIVLKIAQKTAKYLQENFPDLKVELTRDSDVFLELHERSTIANKRGADLFVSIHANSASNPSAHGTETYVLGLHRTEANLEVAKRENSVIELEDNTAENYQFNPNSPEGHIMMSMAQNAYLDQSIEVATNVQSQFEQRVNRYNRGVRQAGFYVLYKTTMPSILIELGFLSNPEEEQFLSSVTGQDYMASAIYRAIKEYKQHVDAMWTENQKSKNEQLATQKAEADKEGRIFKIQVYASKNPACKTCKVYKDFDNVEVEKASNGVYRHVVNEYDSYESAAADLLSVTKKGYKGAYIVAYKDGKRVQVFDVTTGN